In a single window of the Trichoderma breve strain T069 chromosome 6, whole genome shotgun sequence genome:
- a CDS encoding zinc-binding dehydrogenase domain-containing protein, translating into MAATSTTQTALVGGPKGDIILSNSAPLPQGPLQDHELAVAVKAISINPVDTKMTGPYHTEGAILGCDFAGLVTAVGPIAAEWGFREGDRVAGTVIGLNSLRPSVGAFAENTVCSAWGALKIPADWTFAQAAGGMGGLAWITTSWALFHAMGLPAGPQLEPLNGRLPPPQLEPKINIVTAHSSGDDTSKPVTTVLVSGGASYTGTAAIQLLKLAGFTVIATCSARSFELVRSFGADATFDYASPTAAEEIRAYTGNLLRLAIDCVTTPESSRLCYAAMSRLGGRYVALDPYSDAVAATRAVVRPSWVFGLEPLGDEIAWPEPHTRKPNRIAQDFLEVWSRTMQGLVDRKLIRFHPQLVRDDGLAGALEGLDDIRTGRVSGKKLLYNL; encoded by the coding sequence ATGGCGGCCACATCTACGACGCAGACGGCCTTGGTCGGTGGTCCCAAAGGCGACATCATCCTTTCCAACTCGGCTCCGCTCCCACAGGGACCGCTCCAAGACCATGAGCTGGCCGtggccgtcaaggccatctCAATCAACCCAGTCGACACGAAAATGACGGGTCCCTACCACACCGAAGGTGCCATTCTGGGATGCGACTTTGCCGGGCTGGTAACGGCCGTGGGGCCGATTGCCGCGGAATGGGGCTTCCGGGAGGGAGACCGGGTCGCCGGCACCGTCATCGGGCTCAACTCATTGAGGCCTAGCGTCGGGGCCTTTGCAGAGAACACAGTGTGCTCGGCGTGGGGAGCTCTTAAGATCCCCGCCGACTGGACCTTTGCGCAGGCGGCGGGCGGCATGGGAGGACTCGCGTGGATCACGACGTCGTGGGCGCTGTTCCACGCCATGGGCTTGCCGGCCGGGCCTCAGCTGGAGCCTCTCAACGGCCGCCTCCCGCCGCCTCAGCTGGAGCCCAAGATCAACATTGTCACAGCTCACAGCTCTGGTGATGACACCTCGAAGCCGGTGACGACGGTGCTGGTCAGCGGCGGGGCCAGTTATACAGGCACAGCGGCCATCCAGTTGCTCAAGCTGGCCGGATTCACCGTCATCGCGACGTGCTCTGCACGCAGCTTCGAGTTGGTGCGCTCGTTCGGGGCCGATGCCACCTTTGATTATGCCTCGCCAACAGCCGCCGAGGAGATACGCGCCTACACAGGCAACTTGCTGCGCCTGGCCATCGACTGCGTCACCACCCCCGAGTCGTCGCGCCTCTGCTATGCTGCCATGAGCCGCCTTGGTGGCCGCTATGTGGCGCTCGATCCCTACAGCGACGCCGTGGCAGCGACACGCGCCGTTGTTCGTCCTAGCTGGGTTTTTGGCCTCGAACCCCTAGGCGACGAGATCGCCTGGCCAGAGCCGCATACCAGGAAGCCAAACCGCATCGCCCAGGACTTTCTCGAGGTTTGGAGTCGCACAATGCAGGGCCTCGTGGATCGTAAGCTCATCCGTTTCCACCCACAGCTGGTGCGCGATGACGGATTGGCTGGTGCATTGGAGGGTTTGGATGATATTCGGACTGGGAGAGTCTCaggcaagaagctgctcTACAACTTGTGA
- a CDS encoding hpcH/HpaI aldolase/citrate lyase family domain-containing protein has protein sequence MASCVNTLATKVAAGQLCKAFGIKFNTNPQVVQLAKNAGFDSLFIDLEHSTLSIDDVSQLSVAGLLAGITPFVRVPHQCGNGFVQRVLDGGAMGVIFPHIHSSQDAKAAVSISKYPPAGCRSMTGQLPVFSLRPMPQDRVIEESNTSASSVIVMIETKDAVENVDEIAAVEGVDVLLVGSNDLSIELGVPGGFQTPAFRSALESNWAINTLQVRYMLCAIDSSLIASGATRCIAALPDVEKER, from the exons ATGGCTTCTTGCGTCAATACCTTGGCCACCAAGGTTGCTGCCGGGCAGCTTTGCAAG GCCTTTGGCATCAAGTTTAATACGAACCCACAAGTCGTTCAGCTAGCAAAGAATGCCGGGTTCGATTCGCTTTTCATCGATTTGGAGCACTCGACGCTGTCCATTGACGATGTAAGCCAGTTGTCTGTTGCTGGGCTGCTCGCAGGCATCACCCCTTTTGTCCGAGTCCCACACCAGTGTGGCAATGGCTTCGTCCAGAGAGTCCTGGATGGCGGTGCGATGGGCGTGATATTCCCACATATACACTCATCTC AGGACGCGAAAGCTGCCGTTTCTATTTCCAAGTACCCACCGGCGGGTTGCCGATCGATGACCGGCCAGCTGCCGGTATTTTCGCTCAGACCGATGCCGCAAGACCGAGTCATTGAGGAAAGCAACACATCCGCTTCGTCAGTCATCGTGATGATAGAGACGAAAGATGCCGTTGAGAATGTCGACGAGATCGCGGCAGTCGAGGGCGTCGACGTGCTCCTGGTCGGATCTAACGACCTCTCTATCGAATTAGGTGTTCCAGGAGGCTTCCAGACGCCTGCTTTTCGCTCTGCTTTGGAATCG AATTGGGCCATCAACACGCTACAAGTCAGATACATGCTTTGCGCAATAGACTCGAGCCTCATTGCCAGCGGCGCTACAAGATGTATTGCTGCACTGCCCGACGTCGAAAAAGAGAGATAA
- a CDS encoding aminotransferase class I and II domain-containing protein has translation MALLEQIPAAVPDNTFVLIEAFKADTEKKKVNLSPGIYRDDNAKTWVLPSVKKAREILQADPHLNHDISPQMGYPDLVSVARQITFGDTLGSRSITSMQTIAGTGANYLIARFLTYVAQPKTVWLSNPTWENHPKIWRHTNPAIEQRLYPYYDYKTSTLDIEGMISTMKEQASRGDVIVLQACAHNPTGLDPSREQWEAIANVCEEKGLFPILDSAYQGFATGDIDNDGWVLRHFATRSNGAIEFAVAQSFSKNFGLYGERIGALHVVTRNHDTAAKVEATLKQISRAEITSTPGFGAKVVATIVQNPELRKQWQQDLNTMSGRLRDMRKRLHDELTMRDTPGNWRHLLTDIGMFSMTGLSQEQVATLKDMFHVYLLPTGRLSFTGLTTGNVEYVAESIHRVLTL, from the exons ATGGCATTACTCGAACAGATTCCAGCTGCTGTGCCCGATAACACGTTTGTCTTAATCGAAGCATTTAAAGCCGAtactgagaagaagaaagtaaacCTAAGCCCTGGTATTTACCGCGATGACAATGCAAAAACATGGGTTCTACCTTCCGTAAAAAAG GCGAGAGAAATCCTCCAGGCAGACCCGCATCTCAACCATGATATCTCACCTCAGATGGGATACCCAGATCTGGTCTCCGTTGCGCGGCAGATCACCTTTGGGGATACGTTGGGTAGCCGGAGTATTACCTCGATGCAGACGATCGCAGGCACTGGCGCCAACTACCTGATTGCACGTTTCCTGACTTACGTCGCTCAACCCAAAACCGTATGGCTGTCCAACCCTACCTGGGAGAACCACCCGAAGATCTGGAGACACACAAACCCCGCCATAGAACAGCGTTTATACCCTTATTATGACTACAAAACATCCACGCTAGATATTGAAGGCATGATCTCAACGATGAAGGAGCAAGCATCAAGAGGGGATGTTATAGTCCTCCAGGCGTGCGCGCACAACCCAACCGGTTTGGACCCTTCAAGGGAACAGTGGGAGGCCATCGCAAATGTATGCGAGGAAAAGGGCTTGTTCCCTATTCTTGATTCAGCTTA TCAAGGCTTTGCAACGGGAGACATCGACAATGACGGTTGGGTGCTGCGTCACTTTGCCACCCGCTCGAACGGCGCCATTGAGTTTGCGGTGGCCCAATCGTTCTCCAAGAACTTTGGTCTCTATGGAGAGCGAATCGGTGCTCTGCACGTTGTGACACGCAACCACGACACCGCAGCCAAAGTGGAGGCAACATTAAAACAGATCTCACGCGCCGAGATTACTTCCACGCCTGGCTTCGGGGCCAAGGTCGTCGCTACCATCGTTCAAAACCCAGAACTGAGgaagcaatggcagcaagacCTGAATACCATGAGCGGTCGGTTGAGGGACATGCGAAAACGACTGCACGACGAGTTAACCATGAGAGACACACCTGGTAACTGGCGGCATCTCTTGACCGAT ATTGGCATGTTCTCCATGACAGGATTATCTCAAGAGCAAGTGGCAACCCTTAAAGACATGTTCCATGTTTACCTTCTTCCTACTGGTCGGCTTTCGTTCACAGGCT TGACAACCGGAAACGTTGAATATGTGGCAGAGTCCATCCATCGAGTTTTAACGTTGTAG
- a CDS encoding o-methyltransferase domain-containing protein: protein MGSNTEDARARVQRAYHDIGDPVFSAAEFTLIKVFIDYKGFDAIPDEGDISVADLAAKIGGTHEVIDRMTTFFISGKVLASTGPGRVAHTERSRLYKYDEPTAWLYIHMFNNVFRSFAQMPNFFQKNGLASPQSASVTPLGLSHGFENRPAYEILVENKVVHKGFNEALKALGVMYSLKGIYDFGWLREPLAAGPSRAAIVDIGGSHGLALRDAIRNNNFLPAERCVLFDLPQVIENTKKNVEKEQDEDLQKIQMISGSMFEPYPESVKGALIYQFRRILNDFPDEDVLRAFHNVRKAVAPDSRILIIEEMLNPKRIPMNVGLDICLMCAAGKRRNAAMFSELAAQAGFKLNAEFQQIAGEFDDFGVLEFVLA from the coding sequence ATGGGATCAAACACAGAAGATGCTCGTGCCCGCGTTCAACGGGCGTACCACGACATCGGCGACCCAGTCTTCTCTGCCGCTGAGTTCACACTCATCAAGGTCTTCATCGACTACAAGGGCTTCGATGCCATCCCGGATGAGGGTGACATCTCTGTGGCCGACTTGGCCGCCAAAATCGGTGGCACGCACGAAGTGATCGACCGTATGACcaccttcttcatctccggCAAGGTCCTCGCATCTACAGGCCCTGGCCGCGTCGCTCACACGGAAAGGTCTCGTCTTTACAAGTACGACGAGCCTACCGCCTGGCTCTACATTCACATGTTCAACAATGTGTTCCGCTCCTTCGCCCAGATGCCAAACTTCTTCCAGAAGAATGGTTTAGCTTCGCCTCAGAGTGCCAGTGTCACACCTCTTGGCCTTAGCCACGGTTTCGAAAACCGGCCAGCTTACGAGATCCTTGTTGAAAACAAAGTCGTGCACAAGGGATTCAATGAAGCGCTGAAGGCGCTCGGAGTCATGTACTCACTGAAGGGCATCTACGATTTCGGCTGGCTGCGGGAGCCTCTTGCTGCTGGGCCGTCACGAGCGGCTATCGTGGATATCGGTGGGAGCCACGGTCTCGCCCTGCGCGATGCAATCCGCAACAACAACTTTCTCCCCGCCGAGCGCTGCGTTCTCTTCGATCTCCCACAAGTTATTGAGAACACCAAGAAAAATGTCGAGAAGGAACAGGACGAGGACCTGCAGAAGATCCAGATGATTAGCGGAAGCATGTTCGAGCCGTATCCCGAAAGCGTCAAGGGTGCCCTTATCTACCAGTTCCGCCGGATCCTCAACGATTTCCCCGATGAGGACGTCCTGCGGGCCTTCCATAATGTGCGAAAGGCAGTGGCTCCCGATTCACGCATTCTTATTATTGAGGAGATGCTCAATCCAAAGCGTATCCCCATGAATGTCGGGTTGGACATCTGTCTTATGTGCGCTGCCGGCAAGAGGCGAAACGCCGCCATGTTCAGCGAATTGGCTGCGCAAGCTGGTTTCAAGCTCAATGCAGAATTCCAGCAAATTGCGGGCGAATTTGATGACTTTGGTGTGCTTGAGTTTGTGTTGGCCTGA
- a CDS encoding hpcH/HpaI aldolase/citrate lyase family domain-containing protein: MVLCENVIYTKASAGQLCKAMVLRLVTNPLVVQFVRNAGFDVVWVEMEHSTYSITEASMLASAAMMAGMTPIVRVPYQCGMGYVQQVLDSGAMMVVFPHIVSAAEAKEAVKMCKFPPYGKRSLWLQQAAVGLRTMPMQMMADEVNSMASAVGVMIEAEESIINVDAIAAVDGVDVLIVGCIDLSSDMGIPGQVDAPKFKAALKAVSMACKRHNKVFGLAGNYKDLDFQDWVINTLGVRLILAHVDSNLISVGAMECAERISSIDRTVVHN; encoded by the exons ATGGTTCTCTGCGAGAATGTTATATACACCAAGGCTAGCGCCGGACAGTTATGTAAG GCTATGGTCCTCAGACTGGTGACGAACCCCCTCGTCGTCCAGTTTGTTAGAAACGCCGGCTTCGACGTTGTGTGGGTTGAGATGGAGCACTCGACCTACTCCATTACTGAAGCCAGCATGCTCGCGAGcgcggccatgatggccgGCATGACGCCCATTGTTCGCGTGCCGTACCAGTGCGGCATGGGTTACGTCCAGCAGGTCCTGGACTCTGGGGCCATGATGGTTGTCTTCCCACACATAGTCTCGGCTGCGGAGGCTAAGGAAGCCGTCAAGATGTGCAAGTTCCCACCGTATGGGAAGCGGTCGCTGTGGCTCCAGCAGGCTGCCGTGGGTCTCCGCACCATGCCGATGCAGATGATGGCCGACGAGGTCAACTCAATGGCGTCGGCTGTAGGCGTCATGATCGAGGCCGAAGAGAGCATTATAAACGTCGACGCCATTGCGGCGgttgatggcgtcgacgTTCTCATAGTCGGCTGCATCGACCTGTCGAGTGATATGGGTATCCCCGGCCAAGTTGATGCACCCAAGTTCAAGGCTGCGCTCAAGGCCGTCAGCATGGCATGCAAGCGCCACAACAAGGTCTTCGGACTGGCTGGTAACTATAAGGACCTCGATTTCCAGGACTGGGTCATTAACACTTTGGGGGTTCGTCTGATACTGGCTCACGTGGACTCGAACCTTATCTCGGTCGGCGCCATGGAATGTGCAGAGAGGATATCCTCCATTGATCGAACCGTTGTGCATAACTAG
- a CDS encoding fungal specific transcription factor domain-containing protein — MDHLEPPAYTEPPSLPHQQPGTAAVDSLPQLRDRRREKPLLSCTFCRSRKVRCDRQLPCKTCTNRGIGLSCTYELGGSRKGKSKVSVGDRIQQLEDLVRSLVGQQQQQQTPAAQSDADGLVRDVSEHSFQASPTASPQSVPTTPLASSVDKDALVPAQSHASISRSRDRDRDRAGSPAPSEPGSMRLHSHGVGASYVGSVHWAAVLDSISELRDHYEEEEEARMLATSDHVLLQSPGPRLLYEPIQATKAHLLASIPARPVLDRMVARYFNAEGVVPAILHSGHFLREYEKFWQEPAAMSCIWIGLLFSVMCVATLYQQSIEDPADPETPERVRVFREQTLHSLILGQYTRGGEYVLETMINYLICESFIAQDTEIGLWLVQGIIVQLALTQGYHREPEKFPSISPFAGEMRRRVWAIIVQMDLRLSSQLALPSVLKLQQYDTAEPRNLLDTDFDDTTVELPPSRPETEVTPVLYSLAKSRVDKMMGLVNDVVNDTQEHPYTEIMELDRKLQEAEASLPPIFRWQPLSQSFMVAPQVVMHRVLLQLAIQRLTIWLHRNACVQAAIKILEFQQIVMEETQGDGLLYPARWARWMLLSSRPRAVFLLGVSILCYYIQLAKSRPDVSLDQATGTKIHNLLRNAYPLWLHSPTVSREARRAIDHLSLMLGLQEQDIGTPLTGSATATPQGTDMSLDQFTWDAYEECIASFPATTAFGGEFMGPSLPGSSSSTSISTADLLSMNLNTPESGGWMDRGAFRP; from the exons ATGGACCATCTGGAGCCACCCGCCTACACAGAACCGCCGAGCCTGCCCCATCAGCAGCCCGGCACCGCCGCCGTAGATTCGCTGCCGCAACTGCGAGATCGCCGGCGTGAGAAGCCGCTTCTGTCATGTACCTTTTGCAGGAGTCGCAA GGTGCGGTGTGACCGTCAGCTACCATGCAAGACCTGCACGAACAGGGGAATCGGCTTGTCCTGCACCTATGAGTTGGGCGGGTCACGCAAGGGCAAGAGCAAAGTCAGCGTCGGTGATCGtatccagcagctcgaggacCTCGTGCGCTCCCTGGtcgggcagcagcagcaacagcagacGCCGGCCGCACAATCCGATGCCGATGGCCTCGTCCGAGACGTTTCGGAGCATTCGTTCCAGGCCTCGCCGACCGCGTCGCCGCAGAGTGTCCCAACGACCCCGCTGGCATCATCGGTCGACAAGGACGCGCTCGTACCGGCCCAGAGTCATGCGTCCATATCGCGGAGCAGAGATCGTGACCGGGACCGTGCCGGCTCCCCCGCACCCTCGGAGCCGGGCAGCATGCGTCTGCACTCGCATGGTGTTGGTGCCAGCTACGTCGGGAGCGTTCATTGGGCCGCCGTCCTCGACAGTATCTCGGAGCTCAGAGACCACtacgaggaggaagaggaggccCGGATGCTGGCCACCAGCGACCATGTGCTTCTCCAAAGCCCTGGCCCCCGACTGCTATACGAGCCCATCCAAGCCACAAAagcccatcttcttgcttcaATCCCGGCCCGGCCCGTACTGGACCGCATGGTCGCACGGTACTTCAACGCAGAAGGGGTCGTGCCGGCAATACTTCACAGTGGACATTTTCTCCGAGAG TACGAAAAGTTCTGGCAGGAGCCAGCTGCCATGTCGTGCATCTGGATTGGACTCTTATTTAGCGTAATGTGCGTCGCCACATTATACCAACAGTCGATTGAAGACCCGGCAGATCCGGAAACTCCAGAACGCGTGCGCGTGTTTCGGGAACAGACTCTGCACAGCCTAATCCTAGGCCAATACACCAGGGGCGGGGAATACGTGCTTGAAACAATGATCAACTATCTCATTTGTGAGTCGTTTATAGCCCAGGATACTGAGATCGGGCTCTGGCTTGTACAAGGCATCATCGTGCAGCTTGCCCTGACTCAGGGCTACCACCGAGAACCCGAGAAGTTCCCCAGCATTTCCCCATTTGCCGGTGAGATGCGGCGGCGGGTGTGGGCCATCATCGTGCAGATGGATCTTCGTCTTTCAAGCCAGTTGGCGCTGCCATCCGTACTCAAGTTGCAGCAGTACGACACAGCTGAGCCGCGGAACTTGCTGGACACAGATTTCGATGATACTACCGTCGAGCTGCCCCCATCGCGTCCCGAGACTGAGGTCACGCCCGTGCTCtacagcttggccaagagCAGGGTAGACAAGATGATGGGGCTAGTCAACGACGTCGTTAACGACACCCAGGAGCACCCGTACACGGAGATTATGGAGCTGGACCGGAAGCTacaagaggccgaggcctCACTGCCACCAATCTTCCGATGGCAGCCTCTCAGCCAATCCTTCATGGTGGCACCCCAGGTCGTCATGCACCGCGTGTTGCTCCAGCTCGCCATACAGAGGCTGACAATTTGGCTTCACCGCAA CGCTTGCGTCCAGGCGGCCATCAAGATCCTAGAGTTCCAGCAGATAGTGATGGAGGAAACACAGGGAGATGGGCTGCTGTATCCCGCGAGGTGGGCGCGGTGGATGCTCCTGTCCTCGCGGCCGCGggccgtcttcttgctggGCGTAAGCATCCTCTGCTACTATATACAGCTGGCCAAGTCCCGACCGGACGTTTCCCTGGACCAGGCCACGGGCACCAAGATTCACAATCTGCTTCGCAACGCGTATCCCCTCTGGCTGCACTCGCCCACCGTATCTCGGGAAGCCCGGCGGGCGATTGACCACCTGAGTCTCATGTTGGGGCTGCAGGAACAAGATATCGGCACGCCTCTCACTGGCTCTGCCACTGCCACGCCTCAGGGCACGGATATGTCGCTTGACCAGTTCACTTGGGACGCATACGAAG AGTGTATCGCTAGTTTCCCAGCAACGACAGCTTTCGGTGGCGAATTTATGGGGCCGAGCCTGCCCggctcctcttcatcaacgaGCATCTCTACAGCAGATCTTTTGTCAATGAATCTGAACACCCCAGAGTCGGGCGGCTGGATGGACAGAGGAGCCTTTAGGCCATGA
- a CDS encoding major facilitator superfamily domain-containing protein, which translates to MASFDATAQGDFGREKGSTTDIIDKQGDSAAGETNSDHNEVANSSEDAEKGAPASSEEAPAPDPNIVDWDGPDDPANPRNWSKAYKLANVVVVSLSVLYTNLATTMFAPGATIMEQEFGYKSSTVEVLTITMASLGFAIGQLFVPPMSEVFGRMPIYRASSIFYLGFTAGCSRSTNVAEFLVFRLLTGLAAASYMSTGGGTVADLLPKEERGVAMAIFTAGPLFGPVLGPIVGGFVVENLGWRWCFYLILMLAGAVTIITFVFMHETSAVNILKSKAARLRKETGNPNLVAAGDKQTPVKQLVLHAMARPMKFLFTSPIVALIALYIAFNFGVTMLLFATFPTVYENTYHWSVDLSGLAYVGVGIGCAIGVVTFAKLSDRLLKAEGGSYRPERRLIMMMFVSPMFPIGLFIYGWTTEYKVHWVVPIIGTAICGPGAVIINSSSQTYIIDIFGPQGAASALAAVTLLRNLTGAFLPLAAPTLYANLGLGWGNSVLAFITIGFIPVPIFFYLRGEALRKRFPVEI; encoded by the exons ATGGCCAGCTTCGATGCTACAGCTCAGGGTGATTTCGGCCGCGAAAAGGGTTCGACTACCGACATTATCGACAAACAAGGGGACTCAGCCGCGGGTGAAACGAACTCTGACCATAACGAGGTTGCAAACTCGAGCGAGGATGCCGAGAAGGGTGCCCCGGCAAGTAGCGAGGAAGCTCCTGCGCCAGACCCGAACATTGTCGACTGGGACGGCCCCGACGATCCTGCAAACCCGCGCAACTGGTCCAAGGCGTACAAGCTGGCCAACGTGGTCGTGGTCAGCTTGTCCGTGCTATACACCAATCTCGCAACCACCATGTTCGCCCCCGGCGCCACCATTATGGAGCAGGAATTCGGCTACAAGAGCAGCACGGTGGAGGTCTTGACTATCACCATGGCGTCGCTCGGCTTCGCCATCGGCCAGTTATTTGTTCCCCCAATGTCCGAGGTCTTTGGCCGCATGCCCATCTACCGCGCGAGCTCCATCTTCTACCTCGGATTCACCGCTGGCTGTTCGCGTAGCACTAATGTCGCCGAATTTCTGGTGTTCCGCTTGTTGACCggcttggctgctgcctCATACATGTCGACAGGCGGCGGCACCGTCGCCGACCTCttgccaaaagaagagagaggcgtTGCCATGGCTATTTTTACTGCCGGGCCACTCTTTGGTCCT GTCCTGGGTCCCATCGTGGGAGGATTTGTTGTTGAGAACctgggatggagatggtgcttCTATCTCATCTTGATGCTT GCCGGCGCAGTCACCATTATTACCTTTGTGTTCATGCACGAGACGAGTGCCGTCAATATACTCAAATCCAAGGCCGCTCGACTTCGCAAAGAGACGGGCAATCCGAACCTGGTCGCCGCCGGCGATAAGCAGACCCCAGTCAAGCAGCTCGTGCTACACGCCATGGCCCGCCCTATGAAATTCCTCTTCACATCGCCCATCGTTGCTCTCATCGCACTCTACATCGCCTTCAACTTCGGCGTAACCatgctcctcttcgccaCCTTTCCGACCGTTTACGAGAACACCTACCACTGGAGCGTTGATCTTTCCGGTCTGGCGTACGTCGGCGTCGGCATCGGCTGCGCCATAGGTGTCGTCACCTTTGCCAAGCTCAGCGATCGCCTGCTGAAAGCTGAGGGAGGGAGCTACCGCCCAGAACGGCGCCtgatcatgatgatgtttgtcTCCCCAATGTTCCCAATCGGCCTGTTCATCTACGGCTGGACGACGGAGTACAAAGTGCACTGGGTTGTACCTATCATCGGCACCGCCATCTGCGGACCCGgagccgtcatcatcaattcGTCGTCGCAGACGTACATTATCGACATCTTCGGGCCTCAAGGAGCCGCATCCGCTCTTGCCGCCGTTACACTGCTTCGCAACCTGACGGGAGCTTTTCTGCCCCTTGCCGCCCCGACGCTCTACGCCAACCTAGGTCTGGGCTGGGGAAATAGTGTGTTGGCCTTCATCACGATTGGGTTTATACCTGTGCcgattttcttttacttgcGCGGCGAAGCCCTTCGTAAGAGGTTCCCCGTCGAAAtctga
- a CDS encoding glutamine synthetase, catalytic domain-containing protein has product MASKKTATERYMHLDQRGRIIAEYVWIDAAGETRSKSRTLEEGTYTPDNLPIWNFDGSSTKQAPINNTDVYLRPCAVFADPIRRSPNIMVLAECWNADGTPNKFNFRHDCAKVMDAYAKHEPWFGLEQEYTLIGNDGRPFGWPTGGFPAPQGDYYCGVGYGKIVMRDIVDSHYKACLYAGVKISGTNAEAMLGQWEFQVGPCEGIEMGDHLWIARFLLTKIAEDHGVKVSWHPKPVEGDWNGQGLHTNFSTKGIRASEGMKLIEQAMERLGPYHSQCIEEYGDDNDKRLTGRHETGHIDMFSWGVADRSRSIRIPRETATRGCGYFEDRRPASNADPYRVTKILITAALGGA; this is encoded by the exons ATGGCATCCAAGAAGACCGCT ACCGAAAGATATATGCATCTCGACCAACGTGGACGAATAATTGCAGAATATGTTTGGATCGATGCAGCCGGCGAGACGCGTTCAAAATCGAGG ACTCTTGAAGAAGGAACCTACACTCCTGACAATCTCCCAATTTGGAACTTTGATGGATCTTCAACGAAGCAAGCACCAATCAATAATACGGACGTATATCTACGCCCCTGCGCTGTGTTCGCTGACCCGATACGCCGCTCCCCAAACATCATGGTTTTAGCGGAATGTTGGAATGCCGATGGAACACCAAACAAATTCAACTTCCGTCATGATTGTGCCAAGGTAATGGATGCATATGCCAAACATGAGCCATGGTTTGGACTTGAACAAGAATACACTCTGATTGGTAACGATGGGCGACCTTTCGGGTGGCCAACTGGAGGATTTCCGGCACC ACAGGGCGATTATTATTGCGGAGTGGGATATGGGAAAATAGTCATGCGTGATATCGTTGATTCGCATTACAAAGCATGTTTAT ATGCGGGTGTGAAGATTTCCGGAACCAATGCCGAAGCCATGCTGGGACAGTGGGAGTTTCAGGTTGGGCCGTGCGAAGGGATCGAAA TGGGTGATCATTTATGGATAGCCCGATTCCTTCTCACCAAGATAGCGGAAGATCATGGGGTCAAAGTATCATGGCACCCTAAGCCAGTTGAAGGTGACTGGAACGGTCAAGGCCTGCACACTAATTTTTCGACCAAGGGAATTAGGGCTTCAGAAGGGATGAAACTTATTGAACAAGCAATGGAGAGACTGGGCCCTTACCACTCGCAGTGTATCGAAGAATATGGCGACGATAACGACAAACGCCTTACTGGTCGTCACGAGACAGGCCACATCGATATGTTTAGCTGGGGGGTCGCTGATCGCAGTCGTTCTATTCGGATCCCCAGAGAAACAGCAACTAGAGGTTGTGGCTACTTTGAGGACAGACGACCGGCGTCAAATGCAGATCCGTATCGCGTAACCAAAATCTTGATCACTGCTGCTCTTGGCGGAGCATAG